From the genome of Pseudomonas yamanorum, one region includes:
- a CDS encoding PhoPQ-activated protein PqaA family protein produces the protein MPSFRVLTLLPLPIMLASSCQYTATSDTAMGCFQNSGHDFSKILSCNKQAETAFPGVEKRRFEPKSQVWTGHSFASPADWTHTVDIYIPKAALQ, from the coding sequence ATGCCTTCATTCAGAGTGCTTACCTTACTGCCGCTGCCAATCATGCTGGCCAGCAGTTGCCAATACACCGCCACGTCCGACACCGCAATGGGCTGCTTCCAAAACAGCGGACACGACTTCAGCAAGATTCTGAGCTGTAATAAACAAGCCGAAACGGCTTTTCCGGGCGTTGAAAAGCGTCGCTTCGAGCCGAAATCACAGGTATGGACTGGACACAGCTTCGCGAGTCCCGCCGACTGGACTCACACAGTCGATATTTATATTCCCAAGGCAGCTTTACAGTAA